A window of the Streptomyces finlayi genome harbors these coding sequences:
- a CDS encoding glycine amidinotransferase — MPNDFPPAVNSWNEWDTLREMVVGSADNACFEPAEPGCRPAIRNAPDKPFPTGPKSKKAIDLANEELAGLAALLESQGVTVRRPETHDFSAPVTTPDFEVENQYCAVCPRDVMITMGNEIIEASMSRRARYFEYQPYRKLVYEYWNADPRVGWTTAPKPSMKDGMYREDFWDWPLEKRHAKMHSFEFCINQDEVVFDAADMSRLGRDILVQESMTTNRAGIHWLKRHLEPRGFRVHPVHFPLDFFPSHIDCTFVPLRPGLILTNPERPLREGEEKMFLDNDWQLVDVPQPVLANDEMPMYCQSSKWLSMNVLSISPTKVICEEQEKPLQELLSSFGFEVFPIPFRNVFEYGGSLHCATWDIHRDGDRQDYFPSLQYEPLF, encoded by the coding sequence ATGCCGAACGACTTCCCCCCGGCCGTCAACTCATGGAACGAGTGGGACACCCTCCGGGAAATGGTGGTCGGCTCCGCCGACAACGCCTGCTTCGAACCGGCCGAGCCAGGCTGCCGGCCCGCGATACGCAACGCTCCCGACAAGCCGTTCCCGACGGGCCCGAAGTCCAAGAAGGCCATCGATCTGGCCAACGAGGAACTCGCCGGTCTCGCCGCGCTTCTGGAATCCCAGGGCGTGACCGTACGCCGCCCCGAGACGCACGACTTCTCCGCCCCGGTCACCACCCCCGACTTCGAGGTCGAGAACCAGTATTGCGCCGTCTGTCCACGCGACGTGATGATCACCATGGGTAACGAGATCATCGAGGCGAGCATGTCGCGCCGGGCCCGCTACTTCGAGTACCAGCCCTACCGCAAGCTGGTCTACGAGTACTGGAACGCCGACCCGCGGGTGGGATGGACGACCGCGCCCAAGCCGTCGATGAAGGACGGTATGTACCGCGAGGATTTCTGGGACTGGCCGCTGGAGAAGCGCCACGCGAAGATGCACTCGTTCGAGTTCTGCATCAACCAGGACGAGGTGGTCTTCGACGCCGCCGATATGAGCCGGCTGGGCCGCGACATCCTGGTCCAGGAGTCGATGACCACCAACCGGGCGGGCATCCACTGGCTCAAGCGCCATCTGGAACCCCGCGGCTTCCGCGTCCACCCCGTGCACTTCCCGCTGGACTTCTTCCCGTCCCACATCGACTGCACCTTCGTGCCGCTGCGCCCCGGCCTGATCCTCACCAACCCGGAACGGCCGCTGCGCGAGGGCGAGGAGAAGATGTTCCTCGACAACGACTGGCAACTGGTCGATGTGCCCCAGCCCGTCCTGGCCAACGACGAGATGCCGATGTACTGCCAGTCGTCGAAGTGGCTCTCGATGAACGTGCTGAGTATCTCGCCGACCAAAGTCATCTGCGAGGAGCAGGAGAAGCCCCTCCAGGAGCTTCTCTCCTCGTTCGGTTTCGAGGTCTTCCCGATCCCGTTCCGCAACGTCTTCGAGTACGGCGGCTCTCTCCACTGCGCCACGTGGGATATCCACCGTGACGGCGACAGGCAGGACTATTTCCCCTCCCTCCAGTACGAGCCGCTGTTCTGA
- a CDS encoding MbtH family protein gives MTNPFDDEDGTFHVLVNDERQHCLWPAFVEVPAGWDMAVSNSTRQICLDYIEENWTDIRPASLAATDAA, from the coding sequence ATGACAAACCCTTTCGACGACGAGGACGGCACCTTCCACGTGCTCGTCAACGACGAGCGTCAGCACTGCCTGTGGCCCGCGTTCGTCGAGGTCCCGGCCGGCTGGGACATGGCTGTGTCGAACAGCACCCGGCAGATCTGCCTCGACTACATCGAGGAGAACTGGACCGACATTCGGCCCGCCTCGCTCGCCGCGACCGACGCGGCATAA
- a CDS encoding non-ribosomal peptide synthetase → MNEATESPIEMALPLTPLQEGMLFHALYDSETVDVYNIQAGFELTGDISAERLRAACAATLRRHAVLRAGFRLRANGKPVQLVRRVVDTPWTELDLSAESESEGRARLLAFLEDERLRRFEMAAPPLMRFALIRLAPDRHAFVMTYHHILLDGWSLPLVLQDLLAFYRSDADDTGLGPLTPFSDFLRWLSRQDRPAAEQAWRDALHGLDEPTLVAPGAPLAETMPGLAFVTLPEHATEALTATARQHGLTLNTVVQGAWSLLLSLLTGRNDVVFGQTVHGRPPQLPGVDSVVGLLMNAVPVRVRIAPEESMAALFARIQDEQAALAPHHHLGLTEVQRLAGLGALFDTSTGFGNAPFDWEAVQDGPAGLRVTLLEGDKEAAGQQEITGSTHYPLSVFAVPGPSLRLELNYRTDLFDAERVELIGSRLRLLLDTFAERPTTPVAAVPLLTCEEREQVIAGWGGRRAESGQVPARVPATLTQRFEDQVRATPDAPAVTDGERSLSYRRLDAAANRLARLLLARGVKPGDFVAVALPRGMDLIVALLGTLKAGAGYLPIDPSYPAERISFMLDDASPSVVVCAGTTRPALIKHPSVVPLADPAIQDELALLPGHRVEDGERGAPLRLADAAYVIYTSGSTGRPKGVAVEHRTVDSYLAFARAAYPGLAGQALVHSPPSFDLTVTGIFGPLTSGGLVRIVDLEDFDAPADATPPPTFVKATPSHLPVLTASSDWYSPTGELVLGGEQLNGEALAQWREAHPGVTVVNEYGPTEATVGCMEYRLAPGDPLPRGAVPIGRPAPDARVYLLDGFLRPVPAGVPAELYIGGDVLARGYVNRPGLSATRFVADPFGAPGSRMYRTGDIACRRPDGIMVYRGRSDDQVKVRGFRIELGEVETVVAADPAVAQAAAAVREDRHGTERLVAYVVPAVGPSADLATLADRIGARLPANMVPSAFVTLPALPMSPNGKVDRAALPAPDEARESGQRQRRDQARDESVEAVLVELFTQVLGVDSAVAADDFFALGGDSITAIQLVVRARAAGFHLTPKHIFIHRTASALAAFLMVSPTGAADTADGGSGAAGPAADWSADVVPATPIMLWLREQGATTDAYHQSTLLRVPAALGTDLLAAAVQAVAERHQSLRARLQEDGALTLDPVDPVKSRNSVRRVDVVGLAPEGVRLRIAACAREDADALAPRAGAMLRVTWFDAGEGAQGRLLVTVHHLAVDAVSWHILLTDLYGVWQDLTAGSVPRTGPVPLPLREWSLLLRAAAEAPALRDELPHWRRTLSRGTGPGDGRLADVELSPTHDVYATAGELSLTLPPELTAPLLTTVPAVFGAHTNEVLLTALAVAVAAWRRDRSPGDGDSTAVLIDVEGHGREQISEDVDLSGTVGWLTTLYPVRVDARIADWAPDDDPAGARLGEAVRRVTAQFEAIPRRGIGFGLLRYLNQETAADLAARPAPQIGYNYLGRQGGAGTTDWSVAPESDVLPLGADPRMPMAHVVELTAAVSDGAEGPRLVTHWLWARRLLSDQDVTELGRLWFAALRALVEHGTSTEAIVPRQTIPPALPREDGPLGGEPLDRHDTELAGLGARIGLPVVQALPMTPLQEGLLFHARYDSRDLDVYNVQISLEVRGTLHAERFREACDALLGRHPMLRAAFLQKRSGEPVQVIPERTAMPWHTHDLAGLDPREQADRLAAVLEADRRQRFDPADPPLMRCTLVGLGEDRQQIVLTMHHLLVDGWTTSLLLRDLLALYDHGAASGLPAPGHYPDYLRWLAEQDREKARTAWLEALAGLREPTLSCPGTDTARIRVLPERIVVALSETDTSALLDISRRHGVTLNTLVRVAWALCLHRRTGQLDIVFGATVSGRVAELPGVEEMVGVFINTVPVRVRLDPAEPVAELLERLQGEHAELLEYHYLPLSDIQRTVGLGTLFDSCVVFENFPTAETLPSGPDNGLRLTDVVGHDAYHYPLKLMAAPGRQLELEISYRPDLFDAPLGQQVADRLREVLIELPGALALPTGRFLEHTPAPPAGPGQQMMCELIAEVLGRDFVSADEDVFELGCDSLTALRLAGRIETELGRPVDVEAVFRCRTARSLGTALT, encoded by the coding sequence GTGAACGAAGCGACAGAGTCGCCGATCGAGATGGCACTGCCCCTCACGCCACTGCAGGAGGGCATGCTCTTCCACGCGCTGTACGACTCCGAGACTGTGGACGTCTACAACATCCAGGCCGGCTTCGAGCTGACCGGGGACATCTCGGCGGAGCGGCTGCGCGCGGCCTGCGCCGCCACGCTCCGGCGCCATGCCGTCCTGCGGGCCGGCTTCCGGCTGCGTGCCAACGGGAAACCCGTGCAGTTGGTACGCCGCGTCGTGGACACACCCTGGACGGAACTCGACCTGTCGGCGGAGTCCGAGTCCGAAGGGCGGGCGAGGCTGCTGGCCTTCCTCGAGGACGAACGGCTGCGCCGCTTCGAGATGGCGGCGCCACCGCTGATGCGGTTCGCCCTGATCCGGCTGGCACCCGACCGCCACGCCTTCGTCATGACATATCATCACATCCTGCTGGATGGCTGGTCTCTGCCACTCGTACTCCAGGACCTGCTGGCGTTCTACCGGAGCGACGCCGACGACACCGGGCTCGGCCCCCTCACCCCCTTCTCGGACTTCCTCAGATGGCTCTCCCGCCAGGACCGGCCCGCCGCGGAACAGGCATGGCGGGACGCCCTGCACGGTCTGGACGAACCGACACTCGTCGCCCCCGGCGCGCCCCTCGCGGAGACGATGCCCGGGCTGGCCTTCGTGACGCTGCCCGAGCATGCGACGGAAGCGCTGACGGCGACCGCCCGGCAGCACGGCCTCACACTCAACACCGTCGTACAGGGCGCCTGGTCATTGCTCCTCTCCCTGCTGACAGGGCGCAACGACGTGGTCTTCGGCCAGACCGTGCACGGCCGCCCGCCACAGCTCCCCGGGGTCGACTCGGTCGTGGGCCTGCTCATGAACGCGGTCCCGGTCCGGGTGCGGATCGCCCCCGAGGAGTCGATGGCCGCCCTCTTCGCCAGGATCCAGGACGAACAGGCGGCCCTCGCCCCGCACCACCACCTGGGGCTGACCGAGGTGCAGCGGCTGGCCGGCCTCGGCGCGCTCTTCGACACCTCCACCGGCTTCGGCAACGCGCCTTTCGACTGGGAGGCCGTACAGGACGGTCCGGCCGGCCTGCGAGTGACTCTGCTGGAAGGGGACAAGGAAGCGGCCGGACAGCAGGAGATCACCGGATCGACTCACTACCCGCTGAGTGTCTTCGCCGTCCCCGGCCCCAGCCTGCGGCTCGAACTCAACTACCGCACCGATCTGTTCGATGCCGAACGCGTCGAACTGATCGGCTCCCGGTTGAGGTTGTTGCTTGACACCTTCGCCGAAAGACCCACGACGCCGGTCGCTGCCGTTCCGCTGCTGACCTGCGAGGAGCGGGAGCAGGTGATCGCCGGGTGGGGAGGCCGCCGAGCGGAGTCCGGGCAGGTTCCCGCCCGCGTACCGGCGACACTCACCCAGCGGTTCGAGGACCAGGTGCGCGCCACACCCGACGCCCCGGCCGTGACGGACGGGGAGCGGTCGCTCAGCTACCGCCGGCTCGACGCGGCGGCGAACCGGCTGGCCCGGCTGCTGCTGGCCCGCGGGGTGAAGCCCGGCGACTTCGTCGCCGTGGCGCTGCCGCGCGGTATGGACCTGATCGTGGCGCTGCTCGGCACGCTGAAGGCGGGAGCCGGATATCTGCCGATCGACCCCTCCTATCCCGCCGAACGCATCTCGTTCATGCTCGACGACGCCTCCCCCTCCGTCGTCGTCTGCGCCGGCACCACCCGCCCGGCGCTCATCAAGCACCCGTCGGTCGTCCCGCTCGCCGACCCCGCCATCCAGGACGAGCTGGCGCTGCTGCCCGGGCACCGGGTGGAGGACGGCGAACGCGGCGCGCCGCTGCGGCTCGCGGACGCCGCGTACGTCATCTACACCTCGGGATCGACCGGCCGGCCCAAGGGCGTCGCCGTCGAGCACCGTACGGTCGACAGCTACCTCGCCTTCGCCCGCGCCGCCTATCCCGGCCTCGCCGGACAGGCGCTGGTGCACTCACCGCCCTCTTTCGACCTCACCGTCACCGGTATCTTCGGCCCGCTGACCTCCGGCGGCCTGGTGCGCATCGTCGACCTGGAGGACTTCGACGCCCCGGCCGACGCCACCCCGCCGCCCACCTTCGTCAAAGCCACGCCCAGCCACCTGCCGGTGCTGACCGCGTCGTCCGACTGGTACTCACCGACCGGGGAACTGGTCCTGGGCGGTGAACAGCTGAACGGCGAGGCGCTGGCACAGTGGCGCGAGGCCCACCCGGGCGTGACCGTCGTGAACGAGTACGGACCCACGGAGGCCACCGTGGGATGCATGGAGTATCGCCTGGCACCCGGCGATCCGCTGCCGAGGGGTGCTGTGCCGATCGGCCGTCCGGCCCCCGACGCCCGCGTCTATCTCCTGGACGGTTTCCTGCGTCCCGTCCCGGCAGGCGTCCCCGCCGAGCTGTACATCGGCGGTGACGTACTCGCCCGCGGTTACGTCAACCGGCCCGGGCTCTCCGCGACCCGCTTCGTCGCCGACCCTTTCGGCGCGCCCGGTTCCCGGATGTACCGCACCGGTGACATCGCGTGCCGGCGGCCTGACGGCATCATGGTCTACCGCGGCCGGTCCGACGACCAGGTCAAGGTCCGCGGCTTCCGGATCGAACTGGGCGAGGTGGAGACCGTCGTCGCGGCCGATCCCGCCGTCGCACAGGCCGCGGCAGCCGTACGGGAAGACCGGCACGGGACCGAGCGGCTGGTGGCCTACGTCGTACCGGCGGTCGGCCCGTCCGCGGACCTGGCCACGCTGGCGGACCGGATCGGGGCGCGGCTGCCCGCGAACATGGTCCCCTCGGCGTTCGTCACACTGCCCGCACTGCCGATGAGCCCGAACGGCAAGGTGGACCGGGCTGCGCTGCCGGCCCCGGACGAGGCGCGCGAGTCCGGGCAGCGACAGCGGCGGGACCAGGCGCGGGACGAGAGCGTCGAGGCCGTTCTCGTCGAATTGTTCACCCAGGTCCTCGGCGTGGACAGCGCCGTGGCGGCGGACGACTTCTTCGCCCTCGGCGGCGACTCCATCACCGCAATCCAACTCGTCGTCCGCGCCCGCGCCGCGGGCTTCCACCTGACGCCGAAGCACATATTCATCCACCGCACCGCGAGCGCCCTCGCCGCCTTCCTCATGGTGAGCCCGACCGGCGCGGCGGACACCGCGGACGGCGGCTCCGGCGCGGCCGGCCCGGCGGCGGACTGGTCGGCGGACGTGGTCCCCGCCACGCCGATCATGCTCTGGCTGCGGGAGCAGGGCGCAACGACCGACGCGTACCACCAGTCGACACTGCTCCGGGTGCCGGCCGCACTCGGCACCGACCTGCTGGCCGCCGCCGTACAGGCTGTCGCCGAGCGGCATCAGTCACTGCGCGCACGCCTCCAGGAGGACGGGGCGCTGACGCTGGACCCGGTGGACCCCGTGAAGTCGCGGAACTCGGTACGTCGGGTGGATGTCGTGGGTCTCGCCCCGGAAGGTGTCCGTCTGCGGATTGCCGCGTGCGCCCGGGAGGACGCCGACGCTCTCGCCCCACGCGCCGGCGCCATGCTGCGGGTGACCTGGTTCGACGCCGGCGAGGGCGCCCAAGGCAGGTTGCTGGTCACCGTCCACCACTTGGCCGTCGACGCGGTCTCCTGGCACATCCTGCTGACCGACCTGTACGGCGTCTGGCAGGACCTGACAGCGGGCTCCGTCCCGCGGACCGGTCCGGTACCGCTTCCGCTGAGGGAGTGGAGCCTGCTGCTCCGCGCGGCAGCGGAAGCACCCGCTCTGAGAGACGAACTGCCGCACTGGCGCCGGACTTTGAGCAGAGGCACGGGACCGGGCGATGGCAGGCTCGCCGACGTGGAGCTCTCGCCGACGCACGACGTCTACGCGACAGCCGGTGAACTCTCCCTCACCCTCCCGCCGGAGCTGACCGCCCCACTGCTCACGACCGTGCCCGCCGTCTTCGGCGCACACACGAACGAGGTCCTGCTCACCGCTCTCGCGGTGGCCGTCGCCGCCTGGCGACGTGACCGTTCGCCCGGTGACGGCGACAGCACCGCCGTACTGATCGACGTCGAGGGCCACGGCCGCGAACAGATTTCCGAGGACGTCGACCTGTCCGGCACCGTCGGCTGGCTGACCACGCTGTACCCGGTACGCGTCGACGCCAGGATCGCCGACTGGGCGCCGGACGACGATCCGGCCGGGGCACGCCTCGGCGAGGCCGTGCGCCGGGTCACGGCCCAGTTCGAAGCCATCCCCCGGCGCGGCATCGGCTTCGGTCTGCTGCGCTACCTGAACCAGGAGACAGCCGCCGACCTGGCGGCCCGCCCCGCACCCCAGATCGGGTACAACTACCTCGGGAGACAGGGCGGTGCGGGAACCACCGACTGGAGCGTGGCTCCCGAGTCGGACGTACTGCCCCTCGGGGCCGACCCCCGTATGCCCATGGCGCACGTCGTCGAACTGACCGCGGCGGTCAGCGACGGCGCGGAAGGGCCACGCCTGGTCACCCACTGGCTGTGGGCCCGCCGGCTCCTGTCCGACCAGGACGTCACCGAGCTGGGCCGGCTCTGGTTCGCGGCCCTGCGCGCGCTGGTGGAGCACGGGACGAGCACGGAGGCCATCGTCCCGCGGCAGACGATCCCGCCCGCCCTCCCACGGGAGGACGGGCCACTGGGCGGAGAACCGCTCGACCGGCACGACACCGAGCTCGCCGGTCTCGGCGCCCGTATCGGCCTGCCCGTCGTCCAGGCCCTGCCGATGACGCCGCTCCAGGAGGGGCTGCTCTTCCACGCCCGGTACGACAGCCGGGACCTCGACGTCTACAACGTGCAGATCTCGTTGGAGGTAAGGGGCACGCTCCACGCCGAGCGGTTCCGGGAGGCCTGCGACGCTCTCCTGGGACGGCACCCGATGCTGCGGGCAGCCTTCCTGCAGAAGCGGTCGGGGGAGCCGGTGCAGGTGATCCCGGAGCGGACGGCCATGCCTTGGCACACCCATGACCTGGCCGGCCTCGACCCGCGCGAGCAGGCCGACAGGCTGGCGGCGGTGCTGGAGGCCGACCGGCGGCAGCGCTTCGACCCGGCCGACCCGCCGTTGATGCGCTGCACCCTGGTCGGCCTGGGCGAAGACAGGCAGCAGATCGTACTGACCATGCACCACCTGCTGGTGGACGGCTGGACCACTTCGCTGCTGCTGCGCGACCTGCTCGCTCTCTACGACCACGGCGCCGCGAGCGGGCTGCCCGCACCCGGTCACTACCCCGACTATCTGCGGTGGCTGGCCGAACAGGACCGCGAAAAGGCGCGTACGGCCTGGCTGGAGGCGCTGGCGGGGCTGAGGGAACCCACGCTGAGCTGCCCCGGCACGGACACCGCGCGGATACGAGTCCTTCCGGAGCGGATCGTCGTCGCCCTTTCCGAGACGGACACCTCCGCGCTGCTCGACATTTCGCGCCGTCACGGTGTCACGCTCAACACGCTGGTCCGAGTCGCATGGGCGCTGTGCCTGCACCGGCGGACCGGGCAGCTGGACATCGTTTTCGGGGCCACGGTCTCGGGCAGGGTGGCCGAACTCCCCGGCGTCGAGGAGATGGTGGGGGTGTTCATCAACACGGTGCCGGTACGGGTGCGTCTCGACCCGGCCGAGCCGGTGGCCGAACTGCTCGAACGCCTCCAGGGCGAGCACGCCGAACTTCTTGAGTACCACTACCTCCCGCTGAGCGACATCCAGCGGACGGTGGGACTGGGGACCCTGTTCGACAGTTGCGTCGTCTTCGAGAACTTCCCGACCGCCGAGACCCTGCCGAGCGGTCCGGACAACGGCCTGCGGCTGACGGACGTCGTCGGCCACGACGCCTACCACTATCCGCTCAAGCTGATGGCCGCACCCGGCCGGCAGCTGGAGCTGGAGATCAGCTACCGCCCGGACCTGTTCGACGCACCACTCGGGCAGCAGGTGGCCGATCGTCTACGGGAGGTGCTGATCGAGCTGCCCGGAGCGCTGGCCCTCCCGACGGGTCGGTTCCTGGAACACACTCCCGCACCACCGGCCGGACCGGGGCAGCAGATGATGTGCGAGCTGATCGCGGAGGTACTCGGACGCGACTTCGTCAGCGCGGACGAAGATGTGTTCGAACTCGGCTGCGACTCCCTGACGGCCCTGCGGCTGGCGGGCCGGATCGAGACGGAGCTGGGACGGCCCGTCGACGTGGAGGCCGTCTTCCGCTGCCGTACCGCCCGCTCCCTCGGCACCGCACTCACCTGA
- a CDS encoding thioesterase II family protein, with translation MTAAAPPTCSGSSSGSRSAPAPRADCPWIVGRVSAPRPGMRLFCLPQAGGSAASFAPWRLAPPPGVELATVELPGRGVRGADPLPDTLEELADAVIDGISDEFDLPYAIFGHSFGALLGYEITVGIARRGLTPPRALLVSAARSPHTPVRRSVSDRDDAGLLAWLNGFGGIPSKMTRYPAYLRYALRTVRRDLALTEAYLAPGPGRVDCPLHVLGGADDPLVSEAQLERWRDCAAGEFSLRLLPGGHDYLFTDAPAALDALETALR, from the coding sequence ATGACTGCCGCCGCACCACCCACCTGCTCAGGGAGCTCGTCCGGCTCGCGAAGCGCACCGGCTCCCCGCGCCGACTGTCCCTGGATCGTGGGCCGGGTCAGCGCGCCACGCCCCGGGATGCGACTGTTCTGTCTGCCGCAGGCGGGCGGCAGCGCGGCCTCGTTCGCCCCGTGGCGCCTCGCCCCTCCCCCCGGCGTGGAGCTCGCGACGGTGGAGCTGCCGGGCCGGGGTGTACGCGGCGCGGATCCGCTGCCGGACACCCTGGAGGAGCTGGCCGACGCCGTGATCGACGGCATCTCGGACGAGTTCGACCTGCCGTACGCCATCTTCGGCCACAGTTTCGGCGCGCTGCTCGGCTATGAGATCACCGTCGGGATCGCGCGGCGCGGCCTGACCCCGCCGCGCGCACTGCTGGTGTCCGCGGCACGGTCGCCGCACACCCCGGTGCGCCGGAGCGTATCGGACCGGGACGACGCCGGGCTGCTCGCCTGGCTGAACGGGTTCGGCGGCATTCCTTCCAAAATGACCCGCTACCCGGCGTATTTGCGGTACGCGCTGCGCACCGTCCGCCGCGACCTCGCCCTCACAGAGGCCTACCTGGCCCCCGGGCCGGGGCGGGTCGACTGCCCACTGCACGTCCTCGGCGGTGCGGACGACCCACTGGTCAGCGAGGCGCAGTTGGAGCGCTGGCGGGACTGCGCGGCGGGCGAGTTCTCCCTCCGGCTGCTGCCCGGCGGGCACGACTACCTCTTCACCGACGCACCCGCGGCGCTCGACGCCCTCGAAACAGCGCTGCGCTGA